The DNA segment CGAAAAGTGGACCGATATTCTACAATTCTATCCGGTGAAATCTATTGCAGCCAAGTATGCTTCCCCCGTTTGCGAAGCATGACGCCTTATTCTATCAATTACGTCACTCATACCCATGATGCCACCAAGTACAAGATAGAGGTGATTGTGATCGAGCAACAGCAATGGCGTTTTGGCCGATGATGCTTCTTTCTTAGCGACCTCAGTATATCCTGAGATGGAAACGAACACACCCATTGTATTATCAGCTTTGTCTGTGACTTTCTTGAAGAAGTCGCCTATCGCAACCGGATCCGCTGGAGACGTTGTGAATTTCAACTCGGCCAAATAGGTTGTACCGGATAGAGTCAACGAGCCATCGATTTGTCGCCCTTCATGCACGTAAGGTCGCCGATTTTGGATTTCGCTGAAGTCAAGCAGATCATAAAACCAGGACTGAAAGTCATAGCCCGCCTGTTGGTCGCCTAGGCGCTTTCCCAGCGCATTCAGTCGGTCAGAAAGCTTCTGTATTGACTGCTGAGAACGAGTAATTTCTCCCTTTCTTCTTTGAAACTCCGCTCGGGCTTTCTGGTGCTCTTCTTCGGTCTGGATTTCTTCCTCTTGCTGCTCATGATAAAGCCTCAATCGTGAGACGCTCTCATGGGCGGCCTTAATCTTATCGGCCGAGTCCTCCCAATTCTTCAAATCGGGAAAAGTCCTCTGATCCATGAGAAAGGATGAAATCCTTATCAAACCTTGCCGTCCACGATCAGACTTAGGGAGTTCAAGAAATAGCCGGTCAAGAAAATCCCTTTTTGATTCTTCTGATCCCCAAGATCCTATGAAGGCCTCTGATATACCACAATGACGAAGAAACTTAGCAAGAGCATTCTTCCTCCAGAAGGATTTAAGACAGGCTTCGTAAACGAGTTCAATGTAGTATGGCGTCAGTCGTGTTTTCATATTTCTTAACGAACGTAGCGATACAGCAACAAACAGTAATTCATTTGTTAAAATAAATTGTCGGCGCTTATCTTATATAGGAATTTCATTTAGTGTTTGATTAGTGTCTATTACATCAATACTTATAGTATGCAGTTTATTCCTCAAGTCAGCAATTATGAGTTCAAGGCGTTTCTCAATAAAAACATCCAAGGCGTTGGATGGCATATTGTCATTTCTTACCCATTCCATGATTTCCTTAGGAAGCAAATGCGTTGGCAATATCGCCTCAAATTCTGGATTATCATAATCCTTGATATATTGCAGAGGATTTCGATTACTTATGGCAAGATTTGTTAACTGTGTTAAATAAGCAATATTCATTAGGCTATTACTATCAATCTGATTATGATGCTTGCTATTTAATACATATTCAGAATTAATGGGAAACACATGGTGTAGATTCGGTTTGTCAGTCGAGAAGAATAAATTCTGAACTAAGACTTCTCTATTGCAATGCTCCCAATCCCTCGGCAGATGACTTGCATAGAGAGCAAGTATTGCCCGGCTTAGGCGTCCCCTTGAACTGTATGAAGAAGTGCGAAGTTGTTCCTTATTAATTAAGAACCGTGCGAATTGGTAAGGTTGCTGTTGCTTTTCTTTATCAAGGAAATCCAAATGCTGGAATAGATGTGATGTATTACTCAATAAATCGTCATTGTGGAAACTGTAATACCAAAAATATGCGGCCAAAAAACTGTAATTGGGATTATCATTCCTATAAAAATAGTCTGCGACGGTCAAATAAAAATAACGGGACGGCATTAAGTATGGCGTCTTAATATGAAGATGATTTTCGAAAAAGTCAAAAGTTTTTAACATTGCTTCTTTTGCATTATTCCAGACCGCGAGTATTTGGTCTGTTTTGATTTCATTGAGATAGCGGTCGGTAATATTTCCAACTCCTGAATTGGCTATGTGCCGATTTATAATTATGGCAAGCATTTGTAAATAATCTAAATCGCCTATGGCCATAAATTCGCTGCGGTTGGTCTTCCTAAAATCATCAATAAGCTCACGCAAATAGAAGCCACTCTCCTTTTGGGTCTTAGCCCTGAAGGTTTTAGCCACAACTATATCAAAAATGCATAGTAGCTTACCAGCCTGATTGATACGTTCAAAAATTTGGCAGACTTCTGCAACCTGAATGCCCCTTACTTCAATAAATGACATGCGATAATTATCAAGAATGTCTCTCAATCTTCTGAGTTCCTTGCGGACTGGCGTATCATAATCTCTAAAATCGCCCGTCGGATTTTCAACGAGGCGCCTTTCAACTGCTCCACAATTGTTTTTAATATCTATTAGTTTTATTATTAAACCTTCGTCAAATTTTTTCCTTTTGGGAATATTTTGTCGTATTTCACCATTTCTATCGTCTATCTCATCCCAAAATATGAAACGATTTTTATAGCTTTCATCATCTATCTCGTTGTCGGTTTGGATTTCTGAATCAACATAAATTGTCGGGTCAAACCCCGGCTTATTCTCTATTCTCCCGCCATGTAGCGAAGTGAGCAATGAAGTAGTTCGTTGCTGGCCATCGAGAATATATTGATATTCTGTTCTGGCAAACTCTGGGTCAGTAATCTGGTGTCCGCCGATATATCTGTGGTTCTGCAATTTCAAATCAGTTTTCCATATTAGAATGCTGCCCAAAGGATAAAATTTGTATATACTGTCCCAAAGCTTTTTGACATTGCCTTTCTCCCAAACCACTTCTCTTTGAAAAGTAGGGATCTGATAGTTTTTGTTTAGCAACTCATCAAGATAGGTTGTCAGGCCTTTATTGGTTGGATAAATTCTGTCTATATAGCTCACAACTTAATCTCCTTCTTGCCTGCTTATGCCTGGCGCAGGCTATGCTGGCATCAGCCCATGTCCTTCTGCCTTTGTTCGCTGATTATCTTATCCTGACCGCCGTACCCTGCTTTTCTTCATATTCCCACACCTCAACATCCTTAGGGATGAGATGAGAATTTGTCCGAATGTAGTACTCGCCAAGAGTTTCTTTTTTCCTGCCACTGAAATCCCTTAGAACAAATAGGATTTTCCTGTAAATGGACGGGGCCGCAAGGAAAAACAACATAACTTCGTTCCACACCGTCAACTTTGCGCTTGGAACATTATCGCTTTCAGTCCATTTGTGTGCTTTGCACTCCACTAGTATTTTCTCTGTTTTATTTCCAAGATCGAAGTTATGAGGTTTGAATCCATTAATTCTAATTTGGACTGAAACGCGTCGCGTCAGATGCAAGCCTTGTTTAGCAAAAAAATGCTGAGCCAAAGTCTCAAATTCACGTCCAACATCGGCATTGCTTAAAGCACCTTTGCGTTGAAAAGGTTTGTCCACATTATTCCCTTCAGCGAATAATAATTGAATTGGTGCTCACCGCGTTACGCAATTTATTTTCCCGAAGCTAATCGCACACTGAACTAAGATTGTCCAATGAGTAATTTGGGATTAACCTTAGTCATAATCAATATAAAAATATTAGAAGCAAAACTCCACTAATTTGATCT comes from the Candidatus Zixiibacteriota bacterium genome and includes:
- a CDS encoding conserved hypothetical protein (Evidence 4 : Unknown function but conserved in other organisms), coding for MSYIDRIYPTNKGLTTYLDELLNKNYQIPTFQREVVWEKGNVKKLWDSIYKFYPLGSILIWKTDLKLQNHRYIGGHQITDPEFARTEYQYILDGQQRTTSLLTSLHGGRIENKPGFDPTIYVDSEIQTDNEIDDESYKNRFIFWDEIDDRNGEIRQNIPKRKKFDEGLIIKLIDIKNNCGAVERRLVENPTGDFRDYDTPVRKELRRLRDILDNYRMSFIEVRGIQVAEVCQIFERINQAGKLLCIFDIVVAKTFRAKTQKESGFYLRELIDDFRKTNRSEFMAIGDLDYLQMLAIIINRHIANSGVGNITDRYLNEIKTDQILAVWNNAKEAMLKTFDFFENHLHIKTPYLMPSRYFYLTVADYFYRNDNPNYSFLAAYFWYYSFHNDDLLSNTSHLFQHLDFLDKEKQQQPYQFARFLINKEQLRTSSYSSRGRLSRAILALYASHLPRDWEHCNREVLVQNLFFSTDKPNLHHVFPINSEYVLNSKHHNQIDSNSLMNIAYLTQLTNLAISNRNPLQYIKDYDNPEFEAILPTHLLPKEIMEWVRNDNMPSNALDVFIEKRLELIIADLRNKLHTISIDVIDTNQTLNEIPI
- a CDS encoding conserved hypothetical protein (Evidence 4 : Unknown function but conserved in other organisms), producing the protein MDKPFQRKGALSNADVGREFETLAQHFFAKQGLHLTRRVSVQIRINGFKPHNFDLGNKTEKILVECKAHKWTESDNVPSAKLTVWNEVMLFFLAAPSIYRKILFVLRDFSGRKKETLGEYYIRTNSHLIPKDVEVWEYEEKQGTAVRIR
- a CDS encoding conserved hypothetical protein (Evidence 4 : Unknown function but conserved in other organisms) gives rise to the protein MKTRLTPYYIELVYEACLKSFWRKNALAKFLRHCGISEAFIGSWGSEESKRDFLDRLFLELPKSDRGRQGLIRISSFLMDQRTFPDLKNWEDSADKIKAAHESVSRLRLYHEQQEEEIQTEEEHQKARAEFQRRKGEITRSQQSIQKLSDRLNALGKRLGDQQAGYDFQSWFYDLLDFSEIQNRRPYVHEGRQIDGSLTLSGTTYLAELKFTTSPADPVAIGDFFKKVTDKADNTMGVFVSISGYTEVAKKEASSAKTPLLLLDHNHLYLVLGGIMGMSDVIDRIRRHASQTGEAYLAAIDFTG